From one Catenuloplanes nepalensis genomic stretch:
- a CDS encoding phosphotransferase enzyme family protein gives MPRPETLLATVRRAWHQPVADIRAICRGVHASRWEATAGDHRFTLTRAPAKARASLAAGLSALDRLIERGIGASRAERTVHGTLTVETAVSVLALGRRAEGRPLHPADPVDARWWGCLLGAAHRALDGFDHPGLHHPAGWHGLDPGAPHLPPETRDAVARAVAAVTRLCVTDRLTYGVLHRDPSAPLFLIDPATGRTGVLGWGPAGTGPLVYDLAAAVVAADGPEATAELVDAYARAGPVHRDEIEAALPVLVELRRAALAARRPVIRARPS, from the coding sequence ATGCCGAGACCCGAAACCCTTCTCGCGACGGTACGCCGTGCGTGGCACCAGCCGGTCGCCGATATACGAGCGATCTGCCGCGGTGTGCACGCGAGCCGCTGGGAGGCGACCGCCGGCGACCACCGGTTCACGCTCACCCGGGCACCGGCGAAGGCACGCGCCTCGCTTGCGGCGGGCCTGAGCGCGCTGGACCGGCTGATCGAGCGCGGCATCGGCGCGAGCCGGGCCGAGCGCACCGTGCACGGCACGCTCACCGTCGAGACCGCGGTCAGCGTGCTGGCGCTGGGCCGCCGTGCCGAGGGCCGGCCGCTGCACCCGGCCGACCCGGTCGACGCGCGCTGGTGGGGCTGCCTGCTCGGCGCGGCGCACCGGGCGCTGGACGGCTTCGACCACCCCGGGCTGCATCATCCGGCCGGTTGGCACGGCCTGGATCCGGGCGCGCCGCACCTGCCGCCGGAGACCCGGGACGCGGTGGCCCGCGCGGTCGCGGCCGTCACCCGTCTGTGTGTCACCGACCGGCTGACCTACGGCGTGTTGCACCGCGACCCGTCCGCGCCGCTGTTCCTGATCGACCCGGCGACCGGCCGGACCGGCGTGCTCGGCTGGGGCCCGGCCGGCACCGGCCCGCTCGTCTACGACCTGGCCGCCGCGGTGGTCGCCGCGGACGGCCCGGAGGCCACGGCCGAACTGGTCGACGCGTACGCCCGGGCCGGCCCGGTGCACCGCGACGAGATCGAGGCCGCGCTGCCGGTGCTGGTCGAGCTGCGCCGGGCCGCGCTGGCCGCCCGGCGCCCGGTCATCCGCGCCCGTCCCTCCTGA